A single window of Sporosarcina sp. Marseille-Q4943 DNA harbors:
- a CDS encoding metal ABC transporter ATP-binding protein, with amino-acid sequence MTNTIIECSNVNFRYEHSTVLEDISLEVKEGEFWALIGPNGSGKSTLINIILGLLRADQGTVKLFGQNVDSFKQRERIGYVSQKSNSFNSGFPATVLEVVKSGLTRKVGLFRGFSKHDEQKALEALQIVKMEEFASQNIGELSGGQQQRVFIARALVGEPDLLIMDEPTVGIDQKNVTSFYSMLNELNREHGIAILLVTHEIDLVTELATHVACLNRSIHFHGVQSDYKKLNDADISLWYGHPVRRVHQQQKGV; translated from the coding sequence ATGACAAATACGATAATTGAATGTTCTAATGTCAATTTTCGATACGAGCACTCTACCGTTCTCGAAGATATATCATTGGAAGTGAAAGAAGGGGAGTTCTGGGCTCTCATCGGTCCGAACGGCTCCGGGAAATCGACGCTGATCAATATTATTTTAGGATTATTGAGAGCAGATCAAGGGACTGTGAAGCTATTTGGCCAAAACGTTGACTCTTTTAAGCAACGGGAGCGCATCGGATATGTCTCGCAGAAATCCAATTCATTTAATTCAGGATTTCCGGCCACTGTTTTGGAAGTCGTGAAAAGTGGTCTCACTCGCAAGGTCGGATTATTTAGAGGCTTTTCAAAGCACGATGAACAAAAAGCTTTGGAAGCATTGCAAATCGTTAAAATGGAGGAATTCGCCTCCCAAAATATTGGTGAATTATCCGGCGGCCAGCAGCAACGTGTATTCATTGCACGGGCATTGGTTGGTGAACCGGATTTATTGATCATGGATGAACCGACCGTCGGAATCGATCAGAAAAATGTCACTTCGTTCTATTCTATGCTCAATGAATTGAACCGTGAACATGGCATCGCAATTCTACTCGTTACACATGAAATCGATCTTGTCACCGAATTGGCAACACATGTTGCTTGCCTGAATCGATCAATCCACTTCCACGGCGTTCAATCCGACTACAAAAAATTGAACGATGCAGACATATCATTATGGTACGGTCACCCTGTGCGGCGCGTCCATCAACAACAGAAAGGGGTATGA
- a CDS encoding YqfQ family protein yields the protein MRYESFYPFARTQNSPFAMRQPFRGPQQPPNFTQTPRQPFQGSPMGNPYGSSMPGPFQNTSKMEMYMQTANRFLNTAQQYAPLVQQIAPMFQNLPAMWKLYKGFQSLPSAGGASGTAASAAASGSTPSPQPGVSNPRIFQPPKL from the coding sequence ATGAGGTATGAATCCTTCTATCCATTCGCTCGCACGCAAAACTCGCCGTTTGCAATGAGGCAGCCATTCCGCGGCCCACAGCAACCGCCGAATTTTACCCAAACACCGAGACAACCTTTTCAGGGGTCTCCGATGGGAAATCCGTATGGCTCATCCATGCCGGGTCCGTTTCAAAATACATCTAAAATGGAAATGTACATGCAAACGGCCAACAGGTTTTTAAATACCGCCCAACAATATGCGCCACTTGTCCAGCAGATCGCACCGATGTTCCAGAACTTGCCCGCGATGTGGAAATTATATAAAGGCTTTCAATCACTTCCGTCCGCAGGAGGAGCGTCTGGAACAGCAGCTTCTGCTGCCGCATCGGGGAGCACACCAAGCCCACAACCCGGCGTGTCCAATCCACGGATTTTCCAGCCGCCCAAATTATAA
- a CDS encoding metal ABC transporter permease codes for MISALFTYEFLQNAFYSGLIIGVIAPLLGLFIVVRRLALIADALSHVALAGIAGSLYLSQSVLFFSALNPVYLGMASAVGGSLLIERLRGAYKHFEELAIPIILSAGIGFGAIFISLAKGFGSDLVGYLFGSVSAVSRQDLWIIVIIAIVVIAYIRFFYKELFALSFDKEYAKVSGINGKFIQIVFMIIVALVIGASMRIVGILLVSSLMTIPVAAAIQLAKSFKGAMMYSIIIGELSVIIGLFAAFHLDIAPGGTIVITSIIILLLVLGWTKIKGKQPTRKVKGEFA; via the coding sequence GTGATTAGTGCTTTATTCACATATGAATTTCTTCAAAATGCATTTTACTCCGGGCTGATCATCGGTGTCATAGCACCGTTGCTCGGGCTTTTCATCGTAGTCAGGAGATTGGCGCTCATTGCGGACGCATTAAGCCACGTTGCGTTAGCTGGGATTGCCGGAAGCCTCTATTTGAGCCAGTCCGTGTTATTCTTCTCGGCATTGAACCCTGTTTATTTGGGGATGGCAAGTGCGGTAGGCGGCTCATTGTTGATTGAAAGACTTAGAGGTGCTTATAAGCACTTCGAAGAATTGGCAATTCCGATCATACTTTCCGCTGGAATCGGCTTCGGAGCAATCTTCATATCTTTAGCGAAAGGCTTTGGGTCAGATCTCGTCGGCTATCTATTCGGTTCCGTTTCCGCCGTGAGCCGGCAGGATTTATGGATCATCGTTATCATCGCAATCGTGGTCATTGCATATATACGTTTTTTCTACAAAGAATTGTTTGCCTTGTCATTTGACAAGGAGTACGCAAAAGTTTCAGGCATTAATGGGAAATTCATTCAGATTGTTTTCATGATCATCGTTGCCCTTGTCATCGGCGCATCGATGCGGATTGTCGGAATCCTGCTCGTTTCTTCGTTAATGACAATCCCGGTTGCAGCAGCGATACAGCTTGCCAAAAGTTTTAAAGGAGCAATGATGTACTCAATCATCATCGGTGAGCTGTCGGTCATTATTGGGCTATTTGCCGCATTTCATCTCGACATTGCCCCAGGAGGTACAATAGTCATCACGTCAATCATCATTTTATTGCTCGTCCTTGGTTGGACTAAAATAAAAGGCAAACAGCCTACCCGGAAAGTGAAGGGGGAATTTGCATGA
- a CDS encoding deoxyribonuclease IV, which translates to MLLGSHVSMSGKKMLLGSSEEALGYGATTFMIYTGAPQNTRRKPIEELNIEAGLLHMKENGLSNIVVHAPYIINIGNTTKPETFRLGVDFLQQEIQRTAALGADQIVLHPGAHVGAGAENGIAKIIEGLNEVLSEDSTVRIALETMAGKGSECGRNFDEIAKIIDGVNNNERLSVCFDTCHVHDAGYHIVNDFDGVLNEFDKIIGTDRISVIHVNDSKNERGAMKDRHENIGHGYIGFDALSYIVHHPEFMSIPKILETPFVGTDAKNKKAPYQYEIEMLKSKTFQAEQRELLLV; encoded by the coding sequence TTGCTGTTAGGTTCACATGTATCGATGAGCGGCAAGAAGATGCTGCTAGGTTCAAGTGAAGAGGCGTTAGGATACGGCGCGACGACTTTCATGATTTATACAGGTGCTCCTCAGAATACTCGTAGGAAACCGATTGAAGAACTGAATATCGAAGCGGGACTTTTGCATATGAAAGAGAACGGTCTATCCAATATCGTCGTACATGCCCCTTACATCATCAATATCGGGAATACGACTAAGCCCGAGACGTTCAGGTTAGGTGTCGACTTTCTGCAGCAGGAAATCCAAAGGACCGCAGCTCTCGGGGCAGACCAGATCGTTTTGCACCCGGGGGCTCACGTTGGTGCAGGAGCGGAGAACGGCATCGCTAAAATCATTGAAGGATTGAATGAGGTACTCTCTGAAGATTCGACAGTCCGCATCGCGCTTGAAACGATGGCCGGAAAGGGCAGTGAGTGCGGCAGGAATTTTGATGAAATTGCGAAAATCATAGACGGCGTTAATAACAATGAGCGGCTTTCCGTCTGTTTTGACACTTGCCACGTCCACGATGCAGGATATCACATCGTCAATGACTTCGATGGTGTGTTAAATGAATTTGACAAGATCATCGGAACAGACAGGATTTCAGTCATCCACGTCAATGACAGCAAAAACGAACGTGGGGCGATGAAAGATCGTCATGAGAATATCGGGCATGGATACATCGGTTTTGATGCTCTCAGCTATATCGTGCATCACCCTGAATTCATGTCGATCCCTAAAATTCTTGAAACACCTTTCGTAGGAACCGACGCAAAAAACAAGAAGGCACCTTATCAATATGAAATTGAAATGTTGAAATCGAAAACATTTCAAGCTGAGCAAAGGGAGCTATTATTAGTTTAA
- a CDS encoding 4-hydroxy-3-methylbut-2-enyl diphosphate reductase — MKVKKISPRGYCYGVVDAMVIARNAALDKTLPRPIYILGMIVHNKHVTDAFEEDGIITLDGENRLEILEKVETGTVIFTAHGVSPEVRELARRKGLVSIDATCPDVTVTHDLIAEKTAEGYDIIYIGKRHHPEPEGAIGVAPHAVHLIETLDDVDGLELDNEKLLVTNQTTMSQWDVAHIMDALKEKFPHIEVHKEICLATQVRQEAVAEQAGEADLLIVVGDPKSNNSNRLTQVSVEIANTPSYRISDVSEINIDWLQGVETVAVTAGASTPTLIVREVIAFLENFDPEDPSTHVPERKFKLDRILPKIKNPEPVKRIEPYAVK, encoded by the coding sequence ATGAAAGTTAAAAAGATTTCCCCGCGCGGTTATTGTTACGGGGTTGTCGATGCAATGGTCATAGCGAGAAATGCAGCACTCGACAAAACTTTGCCGAGACCTATTTATATATTAGGCATGATTGTCCATAATAAACATGTCACAGATGCATTTGAGGAAGATGGCATCATCACCTTGGATGGTGAGAACCGGTTGGAAATCCTCGAGAAAGTGGAAACAGGCACCGTCATTTTCACTGCCCACGGCGTATCGCCGGAAGTCCGGGAATTAGCCCGACGCAAAGGTCTTGTATCAATTGATGCGACATGCCCGGATGTCACTGTCACTCATGACCTGATTGCAGAAAAGACTGCAGAAGGTTACGACATTATTTATATTGGAAAAAGGCACCATCCTGAACCTGAAGGGGCTATCGGTGTAGCACCTCATGCTGTTCACCTGATCGAGACGCTTGATGACGTTGATGGACTCGAGCTTGACAATGAAAAGCTCCTTGTAACGAATCAGACGACGATGAGCCAATGGGATGTCGCACATATCATGGATGCACTGAAAGAGAAATTCCCTCATATTGAAGTGCACAAGGAAATTTGTCTAGCAACTCAAGTAAGGCAAGAAGCTGTCGCGGAGCAGGCAGGAGAAGCGGATCTGTTGATCGTTGTAGGAGATCCAAAGAGCAACAACTCCAACCGTTTGACACAAGTGTCGGTTGAAATTGCAAATACGCCTTCCTACAGGATTTCAGATGTCTCCGAGATTAATATCGATTGGCTACAAGGCGTTGAAACGGTTGCAGTCACAGCGGGCGCATCTACTCCGACGTTAATCGTCCGTGAAGTGATCGCTTTCTTGGAAAACTTCGATCCTGAAGATCCATCGACTCACGTACCCGAGCGTAAATTCAAATTGGATCGGATTCTGCCAAAAATCAAGAATCCTGAACCGGTCAAGCGTATTGAGCCGTATGCAGTAAAGTGA
- a CDS encoding Fur family transcriptional regulator, which translates to MTLDEAWRILQEHQFKRTKNRETILEFFSDNDRYLTAMEVRNFMADDNPGISFDTIYRNLTTFSELGILEETELNGERHFRMQCDHGVHHHHFICTSCGKTQNIAYCPMESITINLPGYEVESHKFEIYGKCPVCVGQ; encoded by the coding sequence ATGACTCTTGACGAAGCATGGCGTATATTACAGGAACATCAATTTAAGAGGACTAAAAATCGGGAGACGATTTTGGAGTTTTTTTCGGACAATGATCGGTATTTGACTGCGATGGAAGTCCGGAATTTCATGGCCGATGATAATCCTGGCATCAGCTTTGATACGATCTATCGCAATTTGACGACTTTTTCGGAGCTTGGCATTTTGGAAGAGACCGAGCTGAATGGAGAGAGGCATTTTAGGATGCAATGTGACCACGGCGTTCATCATCATCATTTCATTTGCACGTCATGCGGCAAGACGCAGAACATTGCATACTGCCCAATGGAATCGATCACGATTAATCTGCCAGGCTACGAAGTCGAAAGCCATAAATTCGAGATTTACGGAAAATGCCCGGTTTGTGTGGGACAATAA
- a CDS encoding DEAD/DEAH box helicase — translation MSKFTDYQFKPFLREAIAQLGFENPTPIQKEMIPLILKGSNAIGQAHTGTGKSHSFLIPILERLDEEKEELQAVITAPTRELALQLYDELNKMTEKTSIRSSILIGGTDKQRSIDKLKSNPHIIVGTPGRIRDLAEEGALAIHTASILVIDEADLAFDMGFIEDIDKFASKMPTDLEMYVFSATIPEKLKPFLSKYMENPTHVQIGNKKPLTEGMKYSLVPVRSMDRRKKLLHILSAINPYLAIVFTNTKQNADEIADYLADHGIKAGRIHGDLSPRERTRMMKQIRDLEYQYIVATDLAARGIDIPGVSHVVNYELPDDLEFFIHRVGRTARAGLEGIAITMYEPSEDDKIVQIEKMGIPFIHEDVKQGEWIEVKERHARKKRVKETDDLDRKAASYVRKPSKVKPGYKKKMAKDIEKFKKRERRLKRRNEK, via the coding sequence ATGTCTAAATTCACTGATTATCAATTCAAACCATTCCTTAGGGAGGCTATTGCCCAACTGGGGTTTGAAAACCCGACACCGATACAAAAAGAAATGATTCCATTAATCCTTAAAGGATCCAACGCGATCGGACAAGCCCATACAGGAACAGGCAAGTCACACAGCTTCCTTATTCCGATCCTTGAGCGTTTGGACGAGGAGAAGGAAGAATTGCAAGCGGTCATTACCGCACCGACGAGGGAACTCGCTTTGCAGCTATATGACGAATTGAATAAAATGACCGAAAAAACAAGTATCAGGAGCTCGATTTTAATCGGAGGAACCGATAAGCAACGCTCCATCGACAAGTTGAAATCAAACCCGCATATTATTGTCGGTACGCCAGGAAGGATTCGTGACCTTGCAGAAGAAGGTGCTTTAGCAATCCATACGGCATCCATTTTAGTAATCGATGAAGCAGATTTGGCCTTCGACATGGGGTTCATTGAAGATATCGACAAATTCGCGTCAAAAATGCCGACGGACTTGGAAATGTATGTATTTTCGGCGACGATACCTGAAAAACTGAAGCCTTTCTTGTCTAAATACATGGAAAATCCCACTCACGTTCAGATTGGTAATAAAAAGCCTTTGACGGAAGGGATGAAATACTCGCTCGTTCCGGTCCGAAGCATGGACCGTAGGAAAAAGCTATTGCACATATTGAGTGCAATCAATCCTTATTTAGCGATCGTCTTTACGAACACGAAGCAAAATGCGGATGAGATCGCCGATTACCTAGCTGATCATGGCATTAAGGCGGGTAGGATACATGGTGATCTATCACCTCGGGAACGTACCCGGATGATGAAACAGATCAGGGACCTCGAGTATCAATACATCGTTGCGACAGATCTAGCCGCACGAGGAATTGATATTCCTGGCGTGAGCCACGTCGTCAACTACGAGTTGCCGGATGACTTGGAGTTCTTCATCCACCGAGTGGGAAGGACAGCCCGTGCAGGACTCGAGGGAATCGCTATTACAATGTACGAGCCTTCCGAGGACGACAAAATTGTGCAGATTGAAAAAATGGGCATACCATTTATCCACGAAGACGTTAAACAAGGCGAATGGATTGAGGTCAAGGAGCGCCATGCCCGGAAGAAACGGGTCAAGGAGACGGATGATCTCGATCGAAAAGCGGCCTCGTATGTACGTAAACCTTCTAAGGTCAAGCCTGGATACAAAAAGAAAATGGCTAAAGATATAGAGAAGTTCAAGAAGAGGGAAAGGAGATTGAAACGAAGAAATGAAAAATGA